The following proteins are co-located in the Gossypium hirsutum isolate 1008001.06 chromosome A02, Gossypium_hirsutum_v2.1, whole genome shotgun sequence genome:
- the LOC121213831 gene encoding uncharacterized protein translates to MDWFSWLSKTGLDPSLVYEYALAFSHNELEEEDIVYFNHEFLQSMGISIAKHRLEILKLARKERGLTPRPVSRLLLAIKRTKRSLGKYIRTWVRRQEHSALVVVNPRSRSGYANKWKGAILKRNKKLMVGTKGRLLLTNGTPLLVSGTARVESFSSPMVFDYQKEKMDGEDEDGYWSTAVEDIRWDTMFQDLKPT, encoded by the coding sequence ATGGACTGGTTTTCTTGGCTCTCAAAAACTGGCCTGGACCCATCCCTTGTCTACGAGTACGCCCTTGCTTTCTCCCACAACGAGCTTGAAGAAGAAGATATAGTTTATTTCAACCATGAGTTTCTTCAAAGCATGGGCATCTCAATAGCTAAACACAGGCTTGAAATTCTCAAGCTTGCTAGGAAAGAGAGAGGGCTGACCCCAAGACCAGTTTCCAGGCTTCTATTGGCAATCAAGAGAACCAAAAGGAGCTTAGGCAAGTACATTAGGACATGGGTTCGCCGCCAAGAACACTCGGCTCTTGTTGTGGTTAACCCAAGGAGTCGGTCCGGGTATGCTAATAAATGGAAAGGGGCAATATTGAAGAGAAACAAGAAGCTGATGGTGGGTACAAAAGGCAGGCTTTTGCTCACGAACGGGACTCCTTTGCTGGTATCGGGCACTGCTAGAGTTGAAAGCTTTTCAAGTCCTATGGTTTTCGATTACCAGAAGGAGAAAATGGATGGGGAGGATGAAGATGGATATTGGTCAACTGCTGTTGAAGACATCAGGTGGGATACTATGTTTCAGGATTTGAAACCAACTTGa